A single genomic interval of Antechinus flavipes isolate AdamAnt ecotype Samford, QLD, Australia chromosome 1, AdamAnt_v2, whole genome shotgun sequence harbors:
- the CC2D1A gene encoding coiled-coil and C2 domain-containing protein 1A isoform X3, with product MHKKKAPPGPPGRGAAAARQLGLLVDFSPDGMMIPEDGDNDADLEAEFMALVGAEPPRELKSKAPLPMETIEKMASLCMKDLDEGEGEEEDEEDVEDDDELLAELNEVLGEREEPQDTQNLPLAKPPSLTQPKVSPSSTGMETTLAERLAMYQTAITNAKQVGDSSKVRRYERGVKTLENMLASVKKGRSINEEDIPPPVAVGKSLTTTPEVPPTQSTASTQPPQHQLPAVPPKTLPVPPSHGSGLTEKPVPVASPVSSGAGSPESLALLQERQREYKRAALRSKQEGDSEAAAKYYRVAKSFDAVLEAMAKGEAVDLSRLPPPPDQMPKTSPSPGLQPPTSSSGTGTISPSMQEMPPPPRTLLEALEQRMERYRVAAGQAKDKGDDRKARMHDRIVKQYQDAIRAHKSGRSVDVAELPVPPGFPPIQGLEAATPTQQSLVGVLETAMRLANQDEEEEEAKKPSTHSLPSPQPKPQTSRPSVPATAPSGKVAAKGSTKAQQQLAFLEGRKKQLLQAALRAKQKNDLEGAKLFLRQAKGLEPMLEASINGLPVDITKVPPAPVNKEDFTLAQRPGAAISREQAGHYAELTKLIRQQHEMCLKYSNQFTHLGNVVETSKFEKMAEDCKKSMEILKQAHSHGFPLPKFHYEQRTFSVVKIFPELSSSDMVLFIVKGINLPTPPGVSPNDLDAFVRFDFPYPNAEEAQKDKTNVIKNTDSPEFKEQFKLFIQRGHRGFKRAIQSKGIKFEVVHKGGLFKPDRTLGTAQLKLEALESACEIREILEILDGRRPTGGRLEVMVRLREPLTSQQLDTVTERWLVIDPLSPATVPKAKAPPIPAPGRDQGGRELFV from the exons ATGCATAAGAAGAAGGCGCCCCCGGGACCCCCGGGGCGCGGCGCGGCCGCAGCCAGACAG CTGGGCCTTCTGGTGGACTTCTCCCCTGATGGGATGATGATTCCTGAAGATGGTGACAATGATGCCGACCTTGAGGCAGAATTCATGGCCTTGGTAGGGGCTGAGCCACCTCGGGAACTCAAAAGCAAAG ctcCTTTGCCTATGGAGACCATTGAAAAGATGGCCTCTCTGTGTATGAAGGACCTAgatgaaggagaaggggaagaggaggatgaggaggatgtGGAAGATGATGATGAACTGCTG GCGGAGCTCAATGAAGTTCTCGGGGAAAGGGAGGAACCCCAAGATACCCAGAACCTCCCCCTGGCCAAG CCACCAAGTCTTACACAACCTAAGGTCAGCCCTAGCAGTACTGGTATGGAAACCACCCTAGCTGAAAGACTGGCCATGTACCAGACTGCCATCACTAATGCCAAGCAGGTTGGGGACAGCTCCAAAGTCCGGAGATATGAACGAGGTGTCAAG ACATTGGAGAATATGCTGGCCTCAGTTAAGAAGGGACGCAGCATCAATGAAGAGGACATCCCGCCTCCTGTGGCTGTGGGGAAGAGCCTGACAACCACCCCAGAGGTTCCACCCACTCAGAGTACTGCATCTACCCAGCCCCCTCAACATCAGCTACCAGCTGTTCCTCCCAAAACACTGCCGGTGCCCCCTAGTCATGGCTCTGGGTTGACTGAAAAGCCAGTCCCTGTAGCCTCACCTGTGAGCTCAG GTGCTGGCAGTCCTGAGTCCCTGGCCCTGTTGCAAGAGCGGCAGCGAGAGTATAAAAGGGCTGCATTGCGCTCCAAGCAGGAGGGAGACTCAGAAGCAGCTGCTAAGTATTACCGTGTAGCCAAG aGTTTTGATGCTGTCCTGGAAGCAATGGCGAAGGGTGAGGCTGTGGATCTATCCCGATTACCTCCACCACCTG ACCAGATGCCCAAGACCTCGCCATCCCCAGGACTTCAGCCTCCCACTTCCTCTTCTGGTACTGGCACTATCTCCCCTTCCATGCAAG AGATGCCCCCCCCTCCACGGACCCTGCTAGAGGCCTTGGAGCAGCGGATGGAGCGTTATCGGGTGGCTGCAGGGCAGGCCAAAGACAAAGGAGATGATCGCAAGGCTCGGATGCATGATCGCATCGTCAAG CAATATCAAGATGCCATCCGAGCCCATAAGTCAGGCAGATCTGTGGATGTGGCTGAATTGCCAGTTCCTCCAG GTTTCCCCCCAATCCAAGGCCTGGAAGCAGCCACACCCACTCAGCAAAGCCTGGTAGGGGTTCTTGAGACTGCCATGCGGTTGGCCAAccaggatgaggaagaagaggaggcaaAAAAg CCCAGCACccactcccttccttctccacaaccCAAACCCCAGACCTCCCGGCCTTCCGTTCCAGCAACTGCTCCATCTGGGAAAGTGGCTGCAAAAGGCTCCACCAAAG CCCAGCAGCAGCTGGCTttcttggaaggaaggaagaagcagcTGTTGCAGGCAGCCCTGCGAGCCAAGCAAAAGAATGACCTCGAAGGCGCAAAACTCTTTCTTCGCCAAGCCAAGGGCTTGGAGCCCATGTTGGAGGCTTCGATCAACGGGTTACCTGTGGACATCACCAAG GTGCCCCCAGCACCTGTCAATAAAGAGGATTTCACGCTGGCCCAGCGGCCAGGCGCAGCCATCTCTCGGGAACAGGCCGGGCATTACGCAGAGCTCACCAAGTTGATAAGGCAGCAGCATGAG ATGTGCCTGAAGTATTCCAACCAATTCACCCATCTGGGAAATGTTGTGGAAACCAGCAA GTTTGAGAAAATGGCTGAGGACTGCAAGAAGAGCATGGAGATCCTAAAGCAAGCCCACAGCCATGGTTTCCCACTTCCCAAGTTCCATTATGAACAGAGGACCTTCAGTGTGGTCAA GATCTTCCCAGAGCTCAGCAGTAGTGACATGGTTTTGTTCATAGTGAAGGGCATCAATCTTCCCACACCACCAG GAGTATCCCCCAATGACCTGGATGCCTTCGTGCGATTTGACTTCCCCTATCCCAATGCA GAAGAAGCTCAGAAAGACAAAACCAATGTGATAAAGAATACAGACTCCCCGG AGTTCAAGGAACAGTTCAAGCTTTTCATCCAGCGGGGACACCGGGGCTTCAAGCGGGCCATCCAGAGCAAAGGAATTAAGTTTGAAGTGGTGCACAAGGG GGGACTCTTCAAGCCTGATCGTACTCTGGGGACAGCCCAACTCAAGCTGGAGGCCTTGGAGTCAGCTTGTGAGATCCGAGAAATCTTGGAG ATCCTGGATGGCCGTCGCCCCACAGGAGGACGGCTTGAGGTGATGGTCCGCCTGCGGGAACCTCTGACTTCCCAGCAACTAGACACTGTCACAGAGAGATGGCTGGTCATTGACCCTCTGTCCCCG